Proteins encoded by one window of Arachis hypogaea cultivar Tifrunner chromosome 1, arahy.Tifrunner.gnm2.J5K5, whole genome shotgun sequence:
- the LOC112706535 gene encoding serine/threonine-protein kinase D6PKL1 produces the protein MDSKTSTKAPPKHHHKTAVIQTLETKDTKPSHLQVPKADKPELAASGDISRLAQNTLKQNTGETSEDKKSGSSTRKGSDSLSKRFGSGPSGSEQAVNETRGSQENLIDQEKKSSVYGSVKNSSVSAKISDGASSIAKTSGSAKISDRADPVESGKSSICRGSTSSDVSDESSCSSFSSSINKPHKANDLRWEAIQAVRARDGVLGLGHFRLLKRLGCGDIGSVYLSELSGTKCYFAMKVMDKASLASRKKLLRAQTEREILQSLDHPFLPTLYTHFETEKFSCLVMEFCPGGDLHTLRQKQPGKHFPEQAVKFYVAEVLLALEYLHMLGIVYRDLKPENVLVRDDGHIMLSDFDLSLRCAVSPTLVKTSSTDSEPLRKNPGYCVQPACIEPPSCIQPSCVAPTTCFSPRLFSSKSKKERKPKTEIGNQVSPLPELIAEPTDARSMSFVGTHEYLAPEIIKGEGHGSAVDWWTFGIFLYELLFGKTPFKGSGNRATLFNVVGQPLRFPEAPIVSFAARDLIRGLLVKEPQHRLAYKRGATEIKQHPFFEGVNWALIRCATPPEIPKTVEYEKIPSPASSASEKAVHHKSIPDHKGSDNYLEFDFF, from the exons ATGGACTCCAAGACTAGCACCAAAGCTCCTCCAAAACACCATCACAAGACAGCTGTGATCCAAACCTTAGAAACAAAAGACACCAAGCCTTCTCATCTGCAGGTTCCGAAGGCAGACAAGCCTGAGCTGGCTGCTTCTGGAGATATATCAAGGCTTGCACAAAACACATTGAAGCAGAATACTGGGGAAACTTCCGAAGACAAGAAGTCGGGAAGTTCAACTAGAAAGGGGTCTGATTCCCTGAGTAAAAGATTTGGTTCTGGACCCTCTGGTTCTGAACAGGCTGTTAATGAGACCAGAGGTTCTCAGGAAAACCTTATTGATCAAGAGAAAAAGTCATCAGTATATGGAAGCGTGAAGAACAGTTCTGTTTCGGCCAAAATAAGTGATGGGGCTAGTAGTATTGCAAAGACCAGTGGAAGTGCCAAGATCAGTGATCGAGCTGATCCTGTTGAGAGTGGTAAGAGCAGTATTTGCAGAGGAAGCACAAGTAGTGATGTGAGCGATGAGAGTAGCTGCAGCAGCTTTAGTAGCAGCATTAACAAGCCTCACAAGGCTAATGATTTGAGATGGGAAGCCATCCAAGCTGTTCGAGCTAGAGATGGGGTACTGGGTTTAGGTCACTTTAGGCTACTGAAGAGGTTGGGTTGTGGAGATATTGGCAGTGTATATCTCTCTGAACTGAGCGGAACTAAATGTTATTTTGCAATGAAGGTAATGGACAAGGCATCCCTGGCTAGTCGTAAAAAACTACTCCGTGCTCAGACAGAAAGAGAAATACTTCAGTCATTGGACCACCCCTTCCTTCCGACTTTGTATACCCATTTTGAGACAGAGAAGTTCTCGTGTTTGGTAATGGAATTCTGCCCTGGTGGGGACTTGCATACTCTTAGACAGAAGCAGCCAGGGAAGCATTTTCCTGAGCAGGCAGTAAA GTTTTATGTGGCAGAAGTCCTCCTGGCTTTGGAGTACCTTCACATGCTTGGGATTGTCTACCGTGATCTTAAGCCAGAAAATGTACTTGTTAGGGATGACGGACATATTATGCTCTCTGACTTTGACCTTTCCCTCCGTTGTGCTGTTAGTCCAACCCTTGTAAAAACCTCATCTACAGATTCTGAGCCTTTAAGAAAGAATCCTGGTTATTGTGTCCAACCTGCATGTATTGAGCCGCCATCCTGCATCCAGCCTTCTTGTGTTGCTCCTACTACATGTTTTTCACCCCGACTCTTTTCCAGCAAATCAAAGAAGGAAAGGAAACCCAAAACTGAAATTGGCAATCAAGTGAGTCCACTACCCGAGTTGATAGCAGAACCCACTGATGCTAGGTCAATGTCATTTGTCGGAACCCACGAATACCTGGCACCTGAGATCATTAAGGGTGAAGGTCATGGAAGTGCAGTTGATTGGTGGACTTTTGGAATATTTTTATATGAGCTGTTGTTCGGGAAAACACCGTTCAAGGGATCTGGAAATCGAGCTACATTGTTTAATGTTGTAGGCCAGCCTCTGCGGTTTCCAGAAGCACCCATTGTCAGTTTTGCAGCAAGGGATCTTATAAGGGGGTTGCTTGTCAAGGAACCTCAGCATAGATTGGCATATAAAAGAGGGGCTACTGAGATAAAGCAACATCCGTTTTTTGAAGGTGTGAATTGGGCATTGATCCGGTGTGCTACCCCGCCAGAGATCCCCAAGACAGTAGAGTATGAGAAGATTCCTTCCCCAGCTTCATCAGCCAGTGAAAAGGCTGTTCACCATAAGTCAATACCTGATCATAAAGGTTCTGATAATTACCTTGAGTTTGATTTCTTTTAG